A stretch of the uncultured Desulfobacter sp. genome encodes the following:
- a CDS encoding type II secretion system protein GspK: MDSIYRNQKGVALIATIAVVAILCVVALEAGRLAKQAASGTITENDMFAAREMAMSGIHLAMMMLAVDAADNEIDTIQETWADPEQVALAVAAMGLNPADLSLKISDEMGKLQLNALLKQFPGNESNDAQMAVLDRFLTLAAPADKPEDAGSAVEIVNALKDWLDSRDDDAITGLTGAETNYYESLDMPYTCANGPLRHISELFLVKGVVDSILSPSYISQGIDESTQVDAKDMFTVYGLLEDQDSEENRLSFSGKVNINTAPVAVLAALLPEGRDVNAQDLADYRSEKANLGQEYTHTLESGWFEDVIALSDDEKKAFKKVITYSSNVFTADCAAQHNGAQVILHAVIKREKQDLTGKWFCRILQMERG, translated from the coding sequence ATGGATAGTATTTACAGAAATCAAAAGGGTGTGGCGCTGATTGCCACCATTGCTGTGGTTGCTATTCTCTGTGTAGTGGCGTTGGAGGCTGGGCGTCTTGCAAAGCAGGCGGCTTCGGGGACAATTACCGAAAATGATATGTTTGCAGCCCGGGAAATGGCCATGTCCGGTATCCATCTGGCCATGATGATGCTGGCTGTTGACGCAGCTGACAACGAGATCGATACCATCCAGGAAACATGGGCAGATCCGGAACAGGTTGCCTTGGCTGTGGCTGCCATGGGTCTGAACCCCGCAGATTTATCTTTGAAAATTTCTGATGAAATGGGTAAATTACAACTAAATGCATTGCTAAAACAATTTCCCGGCAACGAATCCAATGATGCCCAGATGGCGGTACTGGACCGGTTTTTAACTTTGGCAGCCCCGGCAGACAAGCCCGAAGATGCCGGCAGCGCTGTTGAAATCGTCAATGCGCTCAAGGATTGGCTTGATTCAAGGGACGATGATGCCATAACAGGGTTGACAGGTGCCGAGACAAACTATTATGAGTCCCTGGATATGCCATATACCTGTGCCAATGGCCCTTTAAGGCATATTAGTGAATTATTTCTTGTCAAAGGAGTTGTTGACTCAATTTTATCCCCGTCATATATCAGTCAGGGGATCGACGAGTCTACCCAGGTAGATGCAAAGGATATGTTTACTGTATACGGCCTTTTAGAAGACCAGGATTCAGAAGAGAACCGGTTATCATTTTCAGGCAAGGTAAATATCAATACCGCTCCTGTGGCGGTGCTTGCAGCACTGTTGCCGGAAGGACGCGATGTAAATGCCCAGGATCTTGCCGATTATCGGTCTGAGAAGGCAAATCTTGGCCAGGAATATACCCACACCCTTGAGTCCGGTTGGTTTGAGGATGTCATTGCCCTGAGCGATGATGAAAAAAAGGCGTTTAAAAAGGTGATTACTTATTCAAGCAATGTTTTTACAGCGGACTGTGCCGCACAACACAATGGCGCTCAAGTGATCTTGCACGCTGTCATTAAACGTGAAAAACAGGATCTGACAGGAAAGTGGTTTTGTCGGATTCTTCAAATGGAAAGAGGATAA
- the gspG gene encoding type II secretion system major pseudopilin GspG: MKMVGQVCKKKLRQYGRQIGNQAGFSFIELMVVVIILGILAGAIVPRYMDKADKAKIVKAQVDIAAIETSLKMYKLDNGVYPTTEQGLMALIEKPTTDPVPRSWNENGYLEKNRVPKDPWGNEYVYLCPGVHGTFDLISYGADYESGGEGVNGDVTNWEEQE, from the coding sequence ATGAAAATGGTTGGACAGGTGTGCAAAAAAAAATTAAGGCAGTACGGCAGGCAGATTGGAAACCAGGCAGGCTTTTCTTTTATTGAACTGATGGTGGTTGTTATCATTCTGGGAATTCTGGCCGGCGCCATCGTGCCAAGATATATGGATAAGGCGGACAAGGCAAAAATCGTCAAAGCTCAGGTGGATATTGCCGCCATTGAAACCAGCCTTAAAATGTACAAGTTGGATAATGGGGTTTATCCTACTACGGAACAAGGACTTATGGCTCTGATCGAAAAGCCGACCACCGATCCTGTTCCCCGCAGTTGGAATGAGAATGGTTATTTAGAAAAGAACCGAGTGCCCAAAGATCCTTGGGGGAATGAGTATGTTTATCTGTGCCCTGGTGTCCACGGTACGTTTGATCTGATTTCATATGGTGCGGACTACGAATCAGGCGGAGAGGGTGTCAATGGGGACGTCACCAATTGGGAGGAGCAGGAATAA
- the gspE gene encoding type II secretion system ATPase GspE, translated as MEKLIQQFIDQLTTFVALDRDQKEKITEACFKDPARMADMACNTKLVSEAQSLKALGGVYGIEFLEDIAFLNPDLSVAEKITRKFLKKNLIVPLKPENKTPVIALNDPSDLSYVDEVAMHAGFEDYTLALAARVEILSAINIVYDQDEHNVQKLMDDMEDEEFLHIEDIEQTADLLDDTSDAPVIRLVNQMISQSVKAGASDIHIEPFQDELVVRYRIDGILYPMMTPPKMFQSSLISRVKVMAKMNIAEKRIPQDGRAQVRLGNQEIDLRISTVPTNFGERLVIRLLNKSGYFMQISEFGLSSENERHLHEIFRQNHGIVLVTGPTGSGKTTTLYAGLSEINTPDRSIITVEDPVEYNLKGVGQIQVNQKTGLTFARGLRSIVRQDPDVILIGEIRDIETAEIAIQSALTGHLVFSTLHTNDAPGAVTRLVELGVEPYLITSAVNHVIAQRLVRVLCPHCREPFTLSDADLSGFQSTNSLAPGQNVFKPKGCSKCFNTGYWGRQAIMEILPLDEELKSLILKTSDANLIKDAAIKKGMKTLRADGLTKVARGITSLREVLRVTQE; from the coding sequence ATGGAAAAATTAATCCAGCAGTTTATTGACCAGTTGACAACATTTGTCGCTCTGGACCGTGACCAAAAGGAAAAAATCACGGAGGCCTGTTTCAAAGATCCGGCTCGGATGGCTGACATGGCCTGTAACACGAAACTTGTATCCGAAGCCCAGTCTCTGAAAGCGTTGGGGGGGGTCTACGGTATTGAATTCCTGGAGGATATTGCTTTTTTAAATCCGGATCTCTCCGTTGCCGAAAAGATTACCCGCAAGTTTTTGAAAAAAAATCTTATTGTTCCGCTTAAGCCTGAAAACAAAACGCCGGTTATTGCACTGAATGATCCATCGGATTTAAGCTATGTGGATGAGGTGGCCATGCATGCAGGCTTTGAAGACTATACCCTGGCCTTGGCCGCAAGAGTCGAGATATTAAGTGCTATTAATATCGTTTATGATCAGGACGAGCACAATGTTCAAAAATTGATGGACGACATGGAGGATGAAGAATTCCTCCATATCGAAGACATTGAGCAGACTGCAGATCTCCTGGACGACACCAGCGATGCCCCGGTCATCCGCCTGGTCAATCAGATGATCTCCCAGTCGGTTAAAGCGGGTGCCAGCGATATTCACATTGAGCCGTTTCAGGATGAACTCGTTGTCCGGTACCGCATTGACGGGATTTTATATCCCATGATGACCCCGCCCAAGATGTTCCAGTCCAGTCTGATTTCCAGGGTTAAGGTCATGGCCAAAATGAATATTGCCGAAAAGCGGATTCCCCAGGACGGCCGGGCCCAGGTCCGGTTGGGCAACCAGGAAATTGACCTGCGTATCTCAACGGTTCCCACTAATTTTGGCGAGCGGTTGGTTATTCGATTGTTGAATAAGTCCGGATATTTCATGCAGATATCGGAATTTGGGCTCTCTTCCGAAAATGAGCGGCACCTGCATGAAATCTTTCGGCAGAATCATGGCATTGTACTGGTTACAGGGCCTACGGGCAGTGGAAAAACCACCACCCTGTATGCGGGGCTATCTGAAATCAACACCCCGGACCGCTCTATCATAACGGTTGAGGATCCTGTTGAATACAACTTAAAAGGTGTGGGACAGATCCAGGTGAATCAGAAAACAGGCCTGACATTTGCCCGGGGGCTTCGGTCCATTGTCCGCCAAGATCCCGATGTCATTCTCATTGGTGAGATCCGCGACATTGAAACCGCTGAAATTGCCATTCAGTCCGCATTGACAGGACATCTCGTGTTTTCCACCCTTCACACCAATGATGCCCCCGGTGCGGTGACTCGCCTGGTGGAGCTCGGCGTGGAGCCCTATCTGATTACTTCCGCGGTGAATCATGTGATTGCTCAGCGTCTTGTCCGGGTGCTCTGCCCCCATTGCCGTGAGCCATTTACGCTTTCCGATGCGGATTTGAGTGGTTTTCAAAGCACAAACAGTCTTGCCCCCGGGCAGAACGTATTCAAACCTAAAGGCTGCTCAAAATGTTTTAACACGGGGTATTGGGGACGCCAGGCCATTATGGAAATTCTCCCACTGGATGAGGAGCTGAAATCACTTATTCTAAAAACCTCGGATGCCAATCTGATCAAAGATGCCGCAATTAAAAAAGGCATGAAAACCCTGCGGGCCGACGGGCTGACCAAGGTGGCCCGAGGCATCACGTCCCTTCGTGAAGTATTGCGTGTCACCCAGGAATAG
- a CDS encoding YbaB/EbfC family nucleoid-associated protein: MKNMNSMMKQAQKLQKKMLQAQQDLATKTVEASSGGGMVKVVANGAQKIESIVLEKEVVDPEDVEMLQDLVLAAVNDALKKSQDMVSAEMGKLTGGMNIPGL; this comes from the coding sequence ATGAAAAATATGAACAGCATGATGAAACAAGCCCAAAAACTGCAAAAAAAAATGCTGCAGGCCCAGCAGGATCTGGCTACCAAAACGGTTGAAGCAAGTTCCGGTGGCGGTATGGTAAAAGTCGTAGCCAATGGTGCCCAAAAAATTGAATCCATTGTTCTTGAAAAAGAGGTAGTTGACCCAGAAGATGTTGAAATGCTGCAGGATCTTGTGCTCGCAGCAGTCAATGACGCCTTAAAAAAATCCCAGGATATGGTCTCTGCGGAAATGGGGAAATTGACAGGTGGAATGAACATTCCAGGTTTATAA
- the dnaX gene encoding DNA polymerase III subunit gamma/tau has protein sequence MSYQVLALKYRPQTFSEVVGQEHVTTTLTNAISGNRVPHALLLAGPRGTGKTTIARIMAKAMTCQTGPTPSPCNDCKICKDIINGHCADVFEIDGASNNSVEQIRELRDNVAYMPSAARYKIYIIDEVHMLSVAAFNALLKTLEEPPEHVLFIFATTEVHKIPATILSRCQRHDLSRIALGKISDHLENLCSKEGYTVEKEGLELIALEADGSIRDGLSLLDKILSAGPEKEIDRQMITQRLRGTDRRVLFDISLAVLERNGAQLIDLVSKINDSGMDLKEFYSGIIAQFRNLNIIRLCGKDSPVLNMIETEKLELDRMCKNFAPAYLGMLLDLLLKEESIVRFASHTQTAVEMVLLKMIQIEPETRLDEIITKVDLLARQMENRVDRSDVVSPPAQYDTPPKTTATQIKQISGDKPSEVSHIAPPPPKPIEEHPEQMQDIPNVSTDSPEPEPSLPQTQTYQGTATWTQFMDILQREHPFIFGLFSKGQADTSAQDKVVVTLSSCSGFEKSRLNAKTKALADLGQKLLGKSIEVNAENNSVPKDDTCQQQVSMQKAEQAAAGHPMVQHAVRLFDADII, from the coding sequence ATGTCTTACCAGGTTCTGGCATTAAAATACCGCCCCCAGACATTTTCAGAAGTAGTTGGACAGGAACATGTCACCACCACCCTGACCAACGCCATTTCCGGAAACAGGGTTCCCCATGCGCTTCTTCTGGCAGGCCCCAGGGGCACCGGCAAGACGACCATTGCCCGCATTATGGCCAAAGCAATGACATGTCAGACCGGACCGACCCCGTCGCCGTGCAACGACTGCAAAATATGCAAAGACATTATCAACGGGCATTGTGCAGACGTATTCGAAATTGACGGCGCCTCCAACAACAGTGTGGAGCAGATCCGTGAACTCAGAGATAATGTGGCCTACATGCCCTCTGCTGCCAGGTACAAAATATATATCATTGATGAAGTACACATGCTTTCGGTGGCAGCCTTCAATGCCCTGCTCAAGACCCTTGAAGAGCCCCCGGAGCATGTTCTTTTCATCTTTGCCACCACGGAAGTCCATAAAATTCCGGCTACCATCCTGTCCCGATGCCAGCGCCACGACCTGTCGCGAATTGCCTTGGGCAAAATCAGCGACCACCTTGAAAATCTGTGCAGCAAAGAAGGCTATACGGTTGAAAAAGAAGGATTGGAGCTAATTGCTTTAGAGGCAGATGGTTCTATCAGAGATGGGTTAAGTCTACTGGACAAAATTCTTTCAGCCGGTCCTGAAAAAGAAATTGACAGGCAAATGATTACCCAAAGACTTCGGGGGACGGACCGAAGAGTTCTTTTTGACATATCTTTGGCCGTACTGGAAAGAAATGGCGCGCAACTCATTGATCTTGTCAGTAAAATCAATGACTCAGGAATGGATTTAAAAGAATTCTATTCCGGAATCATTGCCCAGTTCAGGAATCTGAACATCATCCGGCTGTGCGGAAAAGACAGTCCTGTGCTCAATATGATTGAAACCGAAAAACTTGAGCTTGACCGGATGTGCAAAAATTTTGCGCCTGCCTACCTTGGGATGCTGCTGGATCTTCTCCTAAAAGAGGAGAGTATTGTACGCTTTGCATCTCACACCCAGACAGCCGTGGAGATGGTATTGCTTAAAATGATCCAGATTGAGCCTGAGACCCGGCTTGATGAAATCATCACCAAGGTGGATCTATTAGCACGTCAGATGGAAAACCGTGTTGACCGCAGCGATGTTGTTTCACCACCGGCGCAATATGATACGCCGCCCAAGACAACAGCGACACAGATAAAACAAATTTCTGGTGATAAGCCATCCGAAGTATCTCATATAGCACCGCCCCCGCCGAAGCCTATAGAAGAGCACCCGGAACAGATGCAGGATATCCCAAATGTTTCAACAGATTCACCAGAGCCTGAACCCTCGTTACCCCAGACACAAACGTACCAGGGGACTGCAACCTGGACGCAATTCATGGATATACTTCAACGAGAGCATCCCTTTATTTTTGGTCTATTTTCCAAAGGACAGGCCGATACATCGGCTCAGGACAAAGTGGTTGTAACCCTTTCCTCCTGCTCCGGATTTGAAAAATCCAGGCTCAACGCCAAAACCAAAGCGTTGGCCGATCTGGGCCAAAAACTTTTAGGAAAATCCATAGAGGTAAATGCAGAAAACAACAGCGTCCCCAAGGATGATACTTGCCAACAGCAAGTATCCATGCAAAAGGCAGAACAAGCTGCCGCAGGCCATCCCATGGTCCAACACGCAGTTCGTTTATTTGATGCAGATATCATATAA
- a CDS encoding prepilin-type N-terminal cleavage/methylation domain-containing protein — protein sequence MLKHSGLPLQVNRTQGGFTLIELMVALVIFSYVMVMLFSSFNAFVSTGQAIAHGVDYNERARDAFRRIQDDLTEIYVPESRMIRIQNSIDDQDMDPFQMTGSETSVGGRTFSTLQFAGLSGLQTGRIRPPGIVQVTYYVRKNNQELFDLCRAEWPIGSDRETTPCSDPVLVENITGFTIDYGDAKGNEHQEWDADTDSDGASIPFVLNIGLTLKSENKEKVFETAVVLPVQRQSDG from the coding sequence ATGTTGAAACATTCAGGTTTGCCCCTGCAAGTTAATCGAACACAAGGCGGATTCACCTTGATAGAATTGATGGTGGCCCTTGTTATTTTTTCATATGTTATGGTTATGCTGTTTTCCTCTTTCAATGCATTTGTTTCTACAGGGCAGGCCATTGCACACGGTGTTGACTATAATGAGCGGGCCAGGGATGCATTTAGAAGAATTCAGGATGATCTGACTGAAATATACGTGCCGGAATCCAGGATGATCCGTATTCAAAACAGCATTGATGATCAGGATATGGATCCGTTTCAGATGACCGGCAGTGAGACCAGCGTAGGTGGACGGACCTTTTCCACGCTTCAATTTGCCGGACTTTCAGGGTTGCAGACGGGGCGTATCAGGCCGCCCGGTATCGTTCAAGTAACCTATTACGTAAGAAAAAATAACCAGGAGCTGTTTGATCTATGTCGGGCTGAGTGGCCTATTGGCAGCGACAGGGAGACAACCCCGTGCTCAGATCCGGTCCTTGTAGAAAATATTACCGGATTTACCATTGACTATGGTGATGCAAAGGGTAATGAACACCAGGAGTGGGATGCGGATACGGACAGTGACGGGGCATCCATTCCTTTTGTCTTGAATATTGGGTTGACCCTGAAAAGTGAAAACAAAGAAAAAGTATTTGAAACTGCCGTAGTATTGCCGGTACAAAGGCAGTCTGATGGATAG
- a CDS encoding YkgJ family cysteine cluster protein encodes MLTSEDIFDCEQCGQCCKGFGGTYVDEKDIRKICDYIQADPDTFVEKYCDMSGSRPVLTLGQDGCCIFFDPKKQCTIHPVKPYMCRAWPFIKALINHPENWNIMANSCPGMKKGVPADDISRIAAMEKEKLDRTFNR; translated from the coding sequence ATGCTGACATCGGAAGATATTTTTGACTGTGAACAATGTGGCCAGTGCTGCAAAGGATTTGGCGGCACCTATGTGGATGAAAAGGATATCAGGAAAATATGCGACTATATCCAGGCAGATCCTGACACCTTTGTGGAAAAATATTGCGATATGTCCGGCTCAAGACCGGTCCTGACACTGGGGCAAGACGGCTGCTGCATCTTTTTTGATCCTAAAAAGCAGTGTACCATCCATCCGGTCAAGCCCTATATGTGCCGGGCCTGGCCCTTTATTAAAGCCCTGATTAACCATCCTGAAAACTGGAATATCATGGCAAACTCCTGCCCAGGCATGAAGAAAGGTGTTCCAGCCGATGATATTTCACGCATAGCTGCCATGGAAAAAGAAAAACTTGATCGGACTTTCAACCGTTAA
- a CDS encoding prepilin-type cleavage/methylation domain-containing protein: MECPSLSLPQAQPKSKNGSWATACLGFHINCFGFTFVELMVIIGILTTALLFSVPIFRQIHLTSEASDHVSGMLLFFENLKLRAMVENKNFTLYVDSGSGKMYVVDDTMDEDARQDALNNGVSLNGDLQLLNLEFPDDNTRPRDDKAICFFSKGYSDRALIHVREESREMTIQICMFQKKVHLIDRYVSYDDCI; the protein is encoded by the coding sequence ATGGAATGTCCCAGCCTATCATTGCCCCAAGCCCAACCCAAATCAAAAAATGGAAGTTGGGCAACGGCTTGTTTGGGATTTCATATAAATTGTTTTGGCTTCACCTTTGTTGAGTTGATGGTGATAATCGGCATTTTAACCACTGCACTGTTATTTTCAGTCCCAATATTCAGGCAGATCCATTTAACGTCAGAGGCATCGGATCACGTTTCGGGCATGCTTCTTTTTTTTGAGAATTTAAAGCTTCGTGCCATGGTGGAAAATAAAAATTTTACCCTGTATGTGGATTCGGGTTCCGGGAAAATGTATGTGGTGGACGACACAATGGATGAGGATGCCCGGCAGGATGCCTTGAATAACGGCGTATCACTGAACGGGGATCTGCAATTGCTTAATTTGGAATTTCCGGATGACAATACTCGGCCCCGTGATGATAAAGCGATCTGTTTTTTCAGCAAAGGATATTCGGATCGAGCCCTGATTCATGTCCGGGAAGAGAGTCGAGAGATGACCATTCAAATATGTATGTTCCAGAAAAAAGTTCACTTGATCGATCGATATGTGTCCTATGACGACTGTATATGA
- the gspD gene encoding type II secretion system secretin GspD — MLQDRRNSFNVKYFCLILIVLALVGLCPVQAAQNQDVSEFVSMDFNDVDIGVFIKFISKLTNKNFVVDTKVRGKVTIISPEKISVDEAYKVFESVLDIYGFATVDTGSVVKIIPAADARGDNVDTRMAMLTERTSDKLVTRIIPLTYASSDELKSLLSPMLAKGSLLLSHADSNMLIATATLASIDRLLKLIKTIDVEGVGRKITILPIKYADAEKMVTNLTKIYSAKTKKISRSRKKSSNDLSVEMVADERTNSIILLASEQESSQITALVEALDKEVPKGEEKIRVYYLEHATAEDLAAVLQEIPEKNSNDSKKTGQKKAPLLSEDIKITADKSTNSLIIIADKDDYPVLEEVIKKLDVPRSMVYIECLLMEMNAERSLALGMEWRAKGNVHSNSTGFGRFSSSDTSTSVDLPSLAESTVGSGFSMGVFGGSIEAIIEASQVDSDVKILSTPQLLTTENEEATITIGKNVPYQTKGGTEDTSSTTYNTYEYKDVGITLKLTPSISQDRLVRLDFYQEVTKLDNANTTSEDRPTTLKRELETTIIVEDGNTVVIGGLIDENLSKDVNQVPCLGDIPLLGNAFKSQSSGSDRTNLFIFLTPKVVKNTLEAKKIYQEKKDTMDQLHKQEIKLYDEDAPVKSMLLN, encoded by the coding sequence ATGTTGCAGGACCGTCGCAACTCGTTCAATGTAAAATATTTCTGCCTGATCCTTATTGTGTTGGCCCTGGTTGGGCTTTGTCCTGTGCAGGCGGCGCAGAACCAGGATGTTTCAGAATTTGTGTCTATGGATTTCAATGATGTTGATATCGGTGTATTCATCAAATTTATCAGCAAATTGACGAATAAAAATTTTGTGGTGGACACCAAAGTTAGGGGAAAGGTTACCATTATCTCTCCTGAAAAAATATCTGTGGATGAAGCGTACAAGGTATTTGAATCGGTTTTGGATATTTACGGGTTTGCCACGGTTGACACTGGCTCTGTCGTAAAGATCATTCCTGCTGCAGATGCCAGGGGCGACAATGTGGACACCCGTATGGCAATGCTTACGGAACGGACATCAGATAAGCTTGTTACACGAATTATTCCCCTGACTTACGCAAGTTCAGATGAGTTGAAATCCCTTTTGTCCCCCATGCTTGCAAAAGGCAGTCTCCTTTTATCCCATGCCGATTCAAATATGCTAATCGCCACCGCAACCCTTGCCAGTATTGACCGGTTGCTCAAATTGATCAAAACCATTGATGTGGAAGGGGTAGGCCGTAAGATTACCATTTTGCCCATCAAATATGCAGATGCTGAAAAAATGGTCACCAATCTGACCAAGATTTATTCAGCAAAAACGAAAAAAATTTCAAGAAGCAGGAAAAAAAGCAGCAATGACCTTTCTGTGGAAATGGTGGCCGATGAACGGACCAATTCGATTATCCTGTTGGCCAGTGAACAGGAAAGTTCTCAGATTACGGCACTTGTGGAAGCCTTAGATAAAGAAGTCCCCAAAGGAGAAGAAAAGATTCGGGTCTATTATCTTGAGCATGCTACGGCTGAGGATTTGGCTGCCGTGCTCCAGGAGATTCCTGAAAAGAACAGTAATGATTCAAAAAAGACCGGCCAGAAAAAAGCCCCGCTTTTGTCTGAGGATATAAAAATTACGGCAGATAAATCTACCAATTCGCTTATTATTATTGCGGATAAAGATGATTATCCGGTGTTGGAAGAGGTCATTAAAAAACTGGATGTGCCGAGATCCATGGTCTATATTGAGTGCCTGCTCATGGAAATGAATGCGGAGCGGTCCCTTGCTCTGGGTATGGAATGGCGGGCTAAAGGAAATGTTCATAGCAATAGTACAGGGTTTGGCAGATTCAGCTCCTCTGATACTTCGACTTCTGTGGATTTGCCTTCTTTGGCGGAGTCAACTGTGGGTAGCGGTTTTTCCATGGGGGTTTTCGGTGGAAGCATTGAGGCTATTATCGAGGCCTCCCAAGTCGATTCTGATGTTAAAATTTTGTCCACACCTCAACTTCTGACCACAGAAAATGAGGAAGCCACCATCACCATTGGCAAAAATGTGCCCTACCAGACTAAAGGGGGGACTGAAGATACGTCTTCAACGACCTACAATACATACGAATACAAAGACGTGGGTATTACCCTGAAGCTCACCCCTTCCATTAGCCAGGACCGGCTGGTAAGACTTGATTTCTATCAGGAAGTTACCAAGCTGGACAATGCAAATACGACCTCCGAGGACCGACCCACCACGTTAAAACGGGAGCTTGAGACGACCATTATTGTGGAAGACGGAAATACCGTCGTGATTGGGGGGCTGATTGACGAGAACCTGAGCAAGGATGTAAACCAGGTGCCGTGTCTCGGTGATATACCTCTTTTGGGCAATGCCTTTAAAAGCCAGTCTTCGGGCAGCGACAGAACCAATCTTTTTATTTTCCTGACCCCCAAAGTAGTTAAAAATACCCTGGAGGCAAAAAAGATTTACCAGGAGAAAAAGGATACGATGGACCAACTTCATAAACAGGAGATCAAATTGTATGATGAAGATGCGCCTGTAAAAAGCATGCTTTTGAATTGA
- a CDS encoding prepilin-type N-terminal cleavage/methylation domain-containing protein, with product MTTVYDSNRCWNRAGFTLIEVIVAMAIIATVMTALFRMQSGTINLAGADDFQTTARYLAAKALAQIEIFINDPELQGEFDKAFKGYTWRCEVTDISASLSNIVPNSAEETGRLKKIDLTIKREQGDRSYHVETFRFAPAS from the coding sequence ATGACGACTGTATATGATAGTAATCGCTGCTGGAACCGGGCCGGCTTTACCTTGATCGAAGTGATTGTGGCCATGGCCATTATTGCAACGGTTATGACGGCATTGTTTCGGATGCAGTCCGGGACCATCAATCTTGCCGGGGCCGATGATTTCCAAACAACAGCCCGGTATCTTGCTGCCAAAGCCCTTGCCCAAATTGAGATTTTCATCAATGATCCGGAACTGCAGGGAGAGTTTGACAAGGCGTTCAAAGGATATACCTGGCGGTGTGAGGTGACGGATATAAGCGCTAGCCTTTCTAATATCGTGCCGAATTCGGCAGAGGAGACCGGCAGATTAAAAAAAATTGATCTAACAATAAAACGGGAGCAGGGGGATCGGTCCTACCATGTTGAAACATTCAGGTTTGCCCCTGCAAGTTAA
- the recR gene encoding recombination mediator RecR translates to MKHYPEAIVKLIHSLSTLPGIGKKTAERLALHILHAPDHEAAALAADIIELKKTVRLCASCFALTDRETCQICSDPGRDNGLICVVENPTDMAAIEKSGAFSGVYHILGGALSPIDGIGPKDIRLTELFKRTRDNAIKELILATRTNVEGEATAAYIRGKLTTTNIKITRIASGIPMGGDLQYVDPLTMQKAMEKRYGI, encoded by the coding sequence GTGAAGCATTATCCTGAAGCCATCGTAAAGCTGATCCATTCACTTTCCACTCTGCCGGGGATAGGAAAAAAAACGGCAGAACGATTGGCTCTTCATATTCTTCATGCGCCGGACCATGAGGCTGCAGCTTTGGCCGCAGATATTATCGAACTGAAAAAAACCGTCAGGTTATGCGCATCCTGTTTCGCACTAACGGACCGCGAAACCTGCCAAATCTGTTCAGACCCCGGCCGGGACAATGGCCTAATCTGCGTGGTAGAAAACCCGACAGACATGGCTGCCATTGAGAAATCAGGAGCCTTTTCAGGCGTATACCACATCCTTGGTGGCGCCTTGTCCCCTATCGACGGCATCGGCCCCAAAGACATCCGCCTGACCGAACTGTTCAAGCGAACCCGGGACAATGCAATCAAGGAACTTATTCTTGCCACCCGGACCAATGTAGAAGGAGAAGCTACGGCGGCCTATATTCGTGGCAAACTAACAACAACAAACATTAAAATCACCCGAATTGCATCGGGCATACCCATGGGAGGGGACCTTCAGTATGTAGATCCCTTGACTATGCAGAAAGCCATGGAAAAACGTTACGGAATTTAA